The Streptomyces sp. NBC_00344 genome includes a window with the following:
- a CDS encoding TVP38/TMEM64 family protein, with the protein MPESTARSPDHLAARCLRVLVSPWSRLSLLVMVLLAAATAMLLLQPQRLLAAGWPPHLSGISAVVLFAVAYGACTAAFVPRPLLNLAAGALFGSQIGLGAAIAGTVLGAGISFGLGRGLGQSALRPLLRGRWLKAADGQLSRHGFRSMLAIRLFPGVPFAAANYCAAISRMGWLPFLVATGLGSVPNTAAYVVAGSRASSPTSPVFLIAMGFIAVSGLGAAGVAWRKRHRLRER; encoded by the coding sequence ATGCCGGAGTCCACTGCCCGATCGCCCGACCACCTTGCCGCACGCTGCCTCAGGGTCCTTGTCTCCCCATGGTCCCGGCTCTCGCTGCTGGTGATGGTGCTGCTCGCGGCCGCGACCGCGATGCTCCTGCTGCAGCCGCAACGGCTTCTCGCGGCCGGCTGGCCTCCCCACCTCAGTGGCATCTCGGCGGTGGTGCTGTTCGCCGTCGCGTACGGCGCGTGCACGGCGGCCTTCGTGCCAAGACCGCTGCTCAACCTCGCGGCAGGCGCGCTCTTCGGCAGCCAGATCGGCCTGGGCGCCGCCATCGCGGGGACGGTGCTCGGCGCGGGGATCTCCTTCGGGCTCGGCCGGGGGCTTGGCCAGAGCGCGCTGCGTCCCCTGCTGCGCGGACGCTGGCTTAAGGCGGCCGACGGGCAGTTGAGCCGGCACGGCTTCCGTTCGATGCTCGCCATCCGGCTCTTTCCCGGTGTGCCGTTCGCGGCCGCCAACTACTGTGCCGCGATCTCGCGGATGGGCTGGCTTCCGTTCCTGGTGGCCACGGGTCTCGGATCGGTGCCGAACACGGCGGCGTATGTGGTTGCCGGCAGCAGGGCGTCGTCACCGACCTCACCCGTCTTTCTCATCGCGATGGGGTTCATCGCGGTGTCGGGCCTGGGGGCCGCCGGGGTCGCCTGGCGCAAGCGCCACCGGCTGCGCGAGCGCTGA